Below is a window of Chelmon rostratus isolate fCheRos1 chromosome 23, fCheRos1.pri, whole genome shotgun sequence DNA.
GTTAGTGACTTGAGACCCCAGCATCTGAGAGCAGGCATAGCGTTGTTAAGTTTGCATTGTACTCGCCAAGTGGAAGCTAGTCGTCCTGTTAGCCGAGCTTGCTCATGTTGGCATTGGCTCCCACGAGATAATAACTTTCGTTCATGTTATTTCAGGCCCTGCTGAGTCACTGGCGGCTCCATCAGTGCTGGCGTTGAAACAGCGGCTGGCTGGAGAGGGCTGAAGATTTGCCTTGCATATATGTAACACGTGGTTCAAGgatttcactgtttgtgtgtgtgtgtaattgtgagACAGCTTGTGTTTCCACAGGAGTGAGGAAAAAATGGTCTGTTTGCTGTCAGGTATTTGTATCTGCATCACTTTTAGCCAGTTCCATATGTTTATTTGCTTCCCCCAGCCTTGCAGATTTCATGGCGCTGTCAGCTCATGCAGCAGACCTTCACCGAGCAGAGGCAGGCTGCCGCGTGTGACTCAACCTCGTCTTTTGATGTTTGTGGACTGCTTGCACATGCGTTAAAAAAAAGCTGCGGTAAAAGCTTGACTGTTGTTGACTCAGTTGAGACGAGGCCTCAGTGACCAACGCTCCTCTCACTTGAACCCGTACTTCCGGAGTTAAGGTGACAGTAGGGcggcctgttgctctgtgttCCACAAACAGGTCAaagctaaaatgaaaaaaaaaaaaaatcctctcgAGTCAGGCCATAtgacaaacaatgaaaagaagaaaaaataaagccTTTATTTAACTAACTCGTGCATTGAGCACAGCAAGCAACAAATATGTCATGCTTTTGTGCTGAATTTCTTTTTGCTCAGGTTTGCTCACTTACTATAGAAGGTGCCCTTTTATTAGTCCATTCAAATACCCCCGAGACACACAttgcacacatttcagtgtgcaGTTTATGAAGATAAATATGCCCAATGTCTGATGAAAGTAGCTATCTTGCAGGAAAgcatacaataaataaatgaacattaCAATGAAATGACCATTTTTTTCATGACTTGACTGCTCCACATGTAAACCACATGTGAGTTCAGCTTTCAGACTCCTATACCACGCCGTAATGCCCACCATTATatcatttttcagcttttttgaaGAAACTCATTTTAGATTTCGTGCCGTCTCCAGGCTTCTATATTGAGAgtcagtggaggtggagggaggtcGCTGCTGTGGTGGTTTAGGACATGAGAAGACGCAAATGAGGGGATCTCTTGGTAGCGGTTTTCTGTTTGACTACAAACAAGCTGTTGCAAATAGGTCAGAAAAACTGTGTCCTGGCAACCAGAGCACCACCTTGGGCagcagatgcatttttttttttttccactgtgcttTTGGCCCGACGAACTGAAACAGGTCAGTGAGAGTGGCTATACTTCCTTTGAGCAGGAAGCTTTTTTTGATGCTTGTGTTATATACGAATGAAGGTAATCTTCAGCTAGAATTAAAAAACACGTGGctacagagaagaaaaagtgaagCTGGCCCCTGATTACCTTGTCACAatgcccctcctcctcctcccacttctgtttcactgtgacCGTTGTGACCTCTGTCAGTGATGTGAATGCCTTTACGTCGCTGCTTTCGCTCATACGATGCTTAAAGTGTGACTTTGTGCAGTGGTTTTTGACCTGAGGTGGAGAGCAGAGGCGGTACTGTGAAGCGACTGGAACAAACAGCATTTCGAcatgaaaccacacacacatcctgtcaGAGGAGCCGGCAGCAGGCTTGACCAGAGCGGCAACTCAGAAGCgagatgttgttgtttctttcttcttcttcttcctctttttttttatgtcagtcAGCTGCAGGACTTGAAAAACCATCACagtctttgtgagtgtttgagaggacaaaacaagcagcctTTATAACATCGTTCCCCCAGGGGTGTAGGACAGAGGGGGTCGGGGACTGAGGGTGTAGGGCCCACAAAGACACAAGAATGAATAGCCGTGTATGGGGAGAGGGGCCTGTAGGATTTTTGTGctgagatgagagaaaaaaattcatttgtgacagtgaaaatgtcaaattttgccagatttaataataatacatgcTTAAGTTGAGTTGAGATTccatatttttttatgttttgaccAAACTCATCTGCTGAAAAACCTAAAAGTGAGCACCGATTATTGCAAAGTGACATGAAAGTTGCTGTCACTGCCCTGACGGTGCTCTGGGCCTCTGAAAAAAAAGGGGCGGTGGTGAGATTTTAATGTCAGTCGACACCTCCAAATGCATCACACTCACTTCTCGGCTTCTCTGTGGTGTGTTCACTTTAAATAGCTTATCTTTTCCAATCTTAGCTAAGTGGTGATCAGCTGCTGTGGTTTCCAGTCAGCAAAAATACACATCATTTACAGAAAAACCAAATGACGTAGCGCTGGTGGGACATCTACTGTAGGTGTCCTGCTGCTCCCTACTGGCCAAGAGCCTTAACTGCATGCAGCAAACTTCAGGGAGTGCGCAGAGCAACAAGCTGTGACTTGTTAGGTGGAGTTACCAAAAGTCACGGGAGCTTTTGATTGGATAAAGATTTTCTCACCTGTTTAGGTTTTACAATCTTAACAAATTACTGTCTTTTTAGGGATGAACATATAACACATCCATATTGCTTTTatcaaatgttatttttgctgTATCCTTTATAAGATTACAGCAGGCCTACTTTTGACAATGCAGTTAAGCAAATTCGGGATTTAACATGAtcaaagcagatatttacacagATCGATTAAGATGATGAGGTCAGATGAGGTTTTGTTTCGATGAAACAGCGCAAATCACTTCGGGTGTGACAGTCTGACTCCAGAGTAaatcgtctcctcctctgtgctcctctgtctcctgctcttGCTTTGCCTCTTCTTGAAGTCCAGAGCTACGTACTGTAAAGCGTCAGATTCCTTATTCTGCAGGAAATAAGGTAGCTAAATTATTAGACGTTGAACTAATTCAGATATGGGATGTGTCTCTATATGTATAAGTCCTGTTGGGAGGATTTATTTGAGCTTACCTGACTTTCAGCGGTGTATTCTGGGACACTCAGCTTAGGGTGCagccctataattaaaaaaaaaacaaattttatcGTCATTACCATCAAATCTTCTGGCTTTCTCATTAAAGGGTCACTTCACCCAAATCATTGCAATAAAGCTGCTTTTAGAGAAAGTAGTTCCACTACAACTGTTCACAGGTCTGTGGATTGTCCAGGTTGACCTTGACAcaaatcaaatgcatttttaaaactgaaaatccATTCACATCCACATTGTCCTGAAGCTCACTGTCCAGAGACAGATATCTCAAAATCTGGGGATAGAAAAACTGCATTGCTGGATGCCACTTAAGTCAGAAAatctgtcagacagacagacttaaaataaatattagttACCTGTACCTGCAGAATGATGAGATTTTGTTCGGGACATTTTGCAGAGGACACCGATGAGAATGACATTCAAGATAACAGAcacaagcagagctgcagctgtgcaaaGCATCAGTACAGGGGTGGTGCCAACATGCTCCCctgtgaaaacattaaaagaaatctaagcaaaaatatataaaaaagattttaaaaaaaaataattcaatcaTATGTTTCTCACCTCCAACATTCAGCTTCGTTCCTTTCCCAAACAGTATCTCTCCACATGAAGCCACAGCACAGAAGTACGTCCCAGCATCAGACAGGCTCACATTCCTCTTCGATAAACTGCACACGCAGCCCTGCGCAGGAAAGTCGGGGCTCTTAACGCACCGgccgctgctgtgtgtgtggacgtgcGTGATGCCCACGTGGGAGTTCCTTGCATCCTTTTTGAACCAGTAAACACTGGGCTCTCCGTCACTGGTTCCAGTGTGCACCGTGCAGTTCAGGCTCACGGAGCCTCCTGGCTGCACAGACTCGGACTCTGGCTGCAGGGGGAAAGACTTGCGACTGGATGCTTGAAAGGAGACATTTTAGAAGTTGAAaattaaaagccaaaaaaagtTTCTTAAATTGCAAACTGTCCAGAATACCTACCTTTTACAACTAAAAATATTCCATTATTAAACTCAGTGACTGTAACAGAAATCTGTCCACAGTAGTATGCAGCTGAATCTGAGCTCTGGACGTTGGAAATGTTCAGATGGTAGAACCCTCGTCCAGCATGAACTGAGAAGCGTTTGTCGCCTTTAAACTGGTTGTGGAAGCTGTTGGTGTCAGGTGAATGCTTGTAGAAAGATGATATTATTTGAGGTCGCTCCCCTGCGACCTGCTTGTACCAGCACAGATGTTTGGCACTGTCGCTGGCATAGAAACACGGTAGAGTCACATTGTGTCCAGTGTTGGCGTAGAGCAGAGCaccatctgaaacacacacagagaagaacgAATGTCCACTGCATGCAGTTTTTactttacacattaaaaaaaaagctaaaaaaatcTCCTCCCTGGCTTTGGAGTCACAATTCAAGGTGCCTCAGTTAGATTCGCGATatcaatcattcatttttagCATGAAAAATATTGTACGCAGTGACTTACAGGCTCTACAGAGAGAAACCAAGAGTACATACAACTTGAGCATCCTTCACTCTCTTGTGAGCTTCCCGTGTGATGGCTGTTTTAGTAAAGAGGTCAAACACAAAAGCTACACCTTCAGCGGAAAAATGTCTGCGCCAGCCCAGTTGCAGATTTGTGGGTGTCAATACTCGCACAAAAGGAAGTGAGAAGCTCTTATTTGATTCTGCtgagattttatttaattccagatttttctgattttacGATCAGGTCGAAACATTTCCTGCAGCCCAAATGACAAATTTCTTGATccaaaaaattttttttttttttttttttttgtttttaccccttaaaaatatgtctttttgTGCTAAGTACATGTCACTTTTTTCAGCCctataagtgaaaaaaaaagataagctTCACAACTTGAATGTCCTTCACTCTCCAGCTGCTTTTGGCTGAGCTTTGTTACACGTTTTGA
It encodes the following:
- the LOC121626493 gene encoding uncharacterized protein LOC121626493 is translated as MLKLYVLLVSLCRAYGALLYANTGHNVTLPCFYASDSAKHLCWYKQVAGERPQIISSFYKHSPDTNSFHNQFKGDKRFSVHAGRGFYHLNISNVQSSDSAAYYCGQISVTVTEFNNGIFLVVKASSRKSFPLQPESESVQPGGSVSLNCTVHTGTSDGEPSVYWFKKDARNSHVGITHVHTHSSGRCVKSPDFPAQGCVCSLSKRNVSLSDAGTYFCAVASCGEILFGKGTKLNVGGEHVGTTPVLMLCTAAALLVSVILNVILIGVLCKMSRTKSHHSAGTGLHPKLSVPEYTAESQNKESDALQYVALDFKKRQSKSRRQRSTEEETIYSGVRLSHPK